In a genomic window of Pontibacter liquoris:
- a CDS encoding DUF819 family protein, producing the protein MEQQAPEPLPLITNDAVVLGILVIILALIFKTAASERPFFKKFYSVVPSLLLCYLIPSLLNSFGVISGEHSGLYQMASRYLLPASLVLFTISLDLKEIWKLRHKAGLMFITGTVGVVIGGPLAILIVSSFAPGIVGGQGPDAVWRGLSTIAGSWIGGGANQLAMYEVFKPNPNLFSAVIAVDVIVANIWMAVLLYGVGISDKIDRFFKADKSTIIELKEKVEAYRLSIMRIPTLTDMMMIVGIGLGVTGAAHFLADLIAPWIAVHAPYLEQFSLTSGFFWLVVLATTFGMLLSFTRARELEGAGASRIGSLFLYILVATIGMQMDVSAVFSNPGLFLVGLIWIIIHMLLLVLMAKLIKAPFFFLAVGSQANIGGAASAPIVAAAFHPALAPVGVLLAILGYGIGTYGAYICGLLMQQVAP; encoded by the coding sequence ATGGAGCAACAAGCCCCTGAACCATTACCCCTGATCACCAACGATGCCGTCGTACTCGGTATACTTGTCATTATTCTGGCGCTCATCTTCAAGACCGCTGCCAGCGAGAGGCCTTTCTTTAAAAAGTTTTACAGTGTAGTGCCTTCGCTGCTGCTGTGCTACCTGATACCAAGTCTTTTAAACTCTTTCGGAGTTATTTCCGGCGAGCATTCGGGCTTGTACCAGATGGCCTCGCGCTACCTGCTGCCGGCCAGTTTGGTGCTGTTCACCATCAGCCTCGACCTGAAAGAGATCTGGAAACTACGCCACAAAGCCGGCCTGATGTTTATTACCGGAACTGTAGGCGTGGTGATTGGCGGTCCGCTGGCGATCCTGATCGTATCATCGTTTGCCCCCGGCATCGTAGGCGGGCAGGGGCCGGATGCGGTATGGCGCGGCTTATCCACCATTGCCGGCAGCTGGATCGGCGGTGGCGCAAACCAGCTGGCCATGTATGAGGTGTTCAAACCCAATCCCAATCTTTTCTCAGCCGTAATTGCTGTGGACGTGATCGTGGCCAATATCTGGATGGCGGTGCTCTTGTATGGCGTGGGCATCTCGGATAAAATAGACCGCTTTTTTAAGGCCGATAAATCCACGATCATCGAACTGAAAGAAAAGGTAGAAGCATACAGGCTCAGCATTATGCGCATCCCCACTTTAACCGATATGATGATGATTGTGGGCATAGGGCTGGGAGTAACGGGTGCCGCACATTTCCTGGCCGACCTGATCGCTCCCTGGATCGCAGTACACGCCCCGTACCTGGAGCAATTCAGTTTAACGTCCGGGTTCTTCTGGCTGGTGGTGCTGGCCACAACCTTCGGCATGCTGCTATCCTTTACCCGGGCACGTGAGTTGGAAGGGGCAGGCGCCTCACGCATTGGCAGTTTATTTTTATACATTCTGGTGGCGACCATTGGCATGCAGATGGATGTCTCGGCTGTGTTCAGCAACCCGGGCCTGTTTTTGGTGGGCTTGATCTGGATCATTATTCATATGCTATTGCTGGTGCTGATGGCCAAACTCATTAAAGCGCCGTTCTTCTTTCTGGCGGTGGGCAGCCAGGCCAATATCGGCGGGGCGGCTTCGGCCCCCATCGTGGCGGCCGCCTTCCATCCGGCGCTAGCGCCTGTGGGCGTGTTGCTGGCTATACTTGGCTATGGCATTGGTACTTATGGTGCATATATCTGTGGCCTGCTGATGCAACAGGTAGCACCCTGA
- a CDS encoding glycoside hydrolase family 3 N-terminal domain-containing protein, which yields MKKHPFLTLAFILLSMLATSNLLAQTKRSKTQKTAPKKVAAPVFNSETDPPFLNADPHWVDSVFYSLTPDERIAQLIMIPVYSNKNQAHIDSISNLITTYKVGGLIFFQGGPVRQAKMTNRYQRESKVPLMVTLDGEWGLGMRLDSTMRFPYQMALGGLEDEKLIYEMGAEIARQCKRMGIHVNFAPVVDVNNNANNPVIGFRSFSEDKYNVTKKSLAYMKGMQDQHVLASAKHFPGHGDTNVDSHLGLPLLDFSRNRLDSTELYPFRELMAHGLGSVMVAHMNIPVLDNTPNLASTLSKPIVTDLLKGELGFKGLVFTDALNMQGVAKFYPPGVVDVKALLAGNDVLLNTMDVKTTIQEIKKAIKNKEITQAEIDARCRKVLAAKQWVGLDKWQPIETEHLVADLNNPHAQYLNHRLVEESVTLLRNKQNILPIQTLDTLKVAALAIGTTAETDFQRGLARYTNVTNFYLAPNATIAELALLQQQLKNYNLVIAGVHKLQLKAGSGTFGITPEMNLFLKDLILAQPTLVADFGNVYSLAKLEGIDKAAAVIATYQENSLTQDLASQLIFGGIGAKGKLPVTVSNAFKYGDGLTTNGGLRFAYTTPEAVGLKSEDLTGIDSLVAQAIAEQATPGAQVLVAKDGKVIYYKSFGYHTYDNQVPVQNTDLYDMASVTKISTSLAAFMKLKGEGRFDVDQTLGHYLPLMEGSNKENLKYRDILTHQARLKAWIPFWKETVKENGKFKRHTFKADSSAHYPLKVANNLYIHRKYADKIYEQIKESPLNDKPGYVYSDLSFILAPLVVQNITGVGFETYLKENIYEPIGATTLTFNPYKQYPLSRIVPTEVDTLFRKQLLHGTVHDEGAAMLGGLSGHAGLFGDANDLAKLMQLYLNDGTYGGKRIIADHTVSEFSKCQFCAQGNYRALGFDRPAKPGEPNGNAAPSAPAESFGHSGFTGTYTWIDPTNKLVYVFLSNRVNPTRENNKLSKLNTRTQVLEVVYKALKKADQQRKALSIE from the coding sequence TTGAAAAAACACCCTTTCCTCACCCTCGCCTTCATCCTCCTGTCGATGCTGGCCACAAGCAACCTGCTGGCGCAGACTAAACGCAGCAAAACACAGAAAACCGCCCCTAAAAAGGTGGCAGCCCCTGTTTTTAATTCTGAAACCGACCCGCCGTTCCTGAACGCTGATCCACATTGGGTTGATTCGGTGTTCTACTCCCTGACGCCCGATGAGCGCATCGCGCAGCTGATCATGATCCCGGTGTACTCCAACAAAAACCAGGCGCACATCGACTCGATCAGCAACCTGATCACCACCTACAAAGTGGGCGGGCTGATCTTTTTCCAGGGCGGCCCGGTGCGACAGGCCAAGATGACCAACCGCTACCAGCGCGAAAGCAAAGTGCCGCTGATGGTGACGCTGGACGGTGAATGGGGACTGGGCATGCGCCTGGACAGCACCATGCGTTTTCCGTACCAGATGGCGCTGGGCGGCCTGGAAGACGAAAAGCTGATCTATGAGATGGGCGCCGAGATTGCCCGCCAGTGCAAGCGCATGGGCATTCATGTAAACTTTGCCCCGGTAGTGGACGTGAACAACAATGCCAACAACCCCGTGATCGGCTTCCGCTCTTTCAGCGAAGACAAGTATAACGTCACCAAAAAATCATTGGCGTACATGAAAGGCATGCAGGATCAGCACGTGCTGGCCAGTGCCAAGCATTTTCCGGGCCACGGCGACACCAACGTAGACTCGCACCTGGGCCTGCCGCTCCTCGACTTTTCCCGCAACCGCCTCGACTCGACCGAGCTATACCCCTTCCGCGAACTGATGGCCCATGGCCTGGGCAGCGTGATGGTGGCGCACATGAACATCCCGGTGCTGGACAATACGCCTAACCTGGCTTCTACCCTTTCCAAACCCATCGTAACGGACCTGCTGAAAGGCGAACTGGGCTTTAAAGGATTGGTCTTTACCGATGCGCTGAACATGCAGGGCGTCGCCAAATTCTACCCGCCGGGCGTGGTGGATGTGAAAGCGCTGCTGGCCGGAAACGATGTGCTGCTCAACACAATGGATGTAAAAACCACCATCCAGGAGATAAAAAAAGCCATCAAGAACAAAGAGATCACACAGGCAGAGATTGATGCCCGCTGCCGCAAGGTACTGGCCGCCAAACAATGGGTGGGCCTGGACAAGTGGCAGCCGATCGAAACCGAGCACCTGGTGGCCGACCTCAACAACCCGCATGCCCAGTACCTGAACCACCGCCTGGTAGAGGAGTCGGTGACGCTGCTGCGCAACAAGCAAAACATCCTGCCTATCCAAACGCTGGACACCCTGAAAGTGGCGGCCCTGGCCATTGGCACCACCGCTGAAACAGACTTCCAGCGCGGCCTGGCACGCTATACCAATGTAACCAACTTTTACCTGGCACCAAACGCAACCATCGCCGAGTTGGCGTTACTGCAGCAGCAGCTCAAAAACTATAACCTGGTGATTGCCGGCGTGCATAAGTTACAGCTAAAAGCGGGCAGCGGCACCTTCGGCATCACCCCAGAAATGAATTTGTTCCTGAAAGACCTCATCCTGGCGCAGCCTACGCTGGTAGCCGACTTCGGCAACGTATACAGCCTGGCCAAACTGGAGGGCATTGATAAAGCAGCTGCCGTAATTGCCACCTACCAGGAAAACAGCCTGACGCAGGACCTGGCCTCGCAGCTCATCTTCGGCGGTATCGGTGCCAAAGGAAAGCTGCCGGTTACGGTGAGCAATGCCTTTAAGTATGGCGACGGCCTGACTACGAATGGCGGCCTGCGCTTTGCCTATACTACGCCCGAAGCGGTTGGCCTTAAATCGGAAGACCTGACTGGCATCGACTCGCTGGTAGCGCAGGCCATCGCGGAGCAAGCCACGCCCGGCGCGCAGGTGCTGGTCGCCAAAGACGGCAAGGTGATCTACTACAAATCATTCGGGTATCATACTTACGACAACCAGGTGCCGGTGCAGAACACCGACCTCTACGACATGGCCTCCGTGACCAAGATCAGCACCTCGCTGGCGGCCTTTATGAAGCTCAAAGGCGAAGGCCGCTTTGATGTGGACCAGACGCTGGGCCACTACCTGCCCCTGATGGAAGGCTCGAACAAGGAGAACCTCAAATACCGCGATATCCTCACGCACCAGGCCCGGTTGAAAGCCTGGATCCCGTTCTGGAAAGAAACGGTAAAGGAAAACGGCAAATTTAAGCGCCATACGTTCAAAGCCGATTCATCGGCCCACTACCCGCTGAAAGTGGCTAATAACCTGTACATCCACCGCAAGTACGCCGACAAGATTTACGAGCAGATAAAGGAATCGCCGCTGAACGACAAGCCGGGCTACGTTTACAGCGACCTCTCGTTTATACTTGCCCCACTGGTGGTGCAGAATATTACCGGCGTTGGGTTCGAGACCTACCTGAAAGAGAACATTTACGAGCCGATAGGCGCTACCACGCTCACCTTTAACCCCTACAAGCAATACCCGCTGTCGCGGATTGTGCCCACCGAGGTTGATACGCTTTTCAGGAAGCAACTGCTGCACGGCACCGTGCACGACGAAGGCGCCGCCATGCTAGGTGGCCTGAGCGGCCACGCCGGTCTGTTTGGCGATGCCAACGACCTGGCCAAGCTCATGCAGCTCTACCTCAACGATGGCACGTATGGCGGCAAGCGCATAATTGCCGATCATACCGTAAGCGAGTTCAGCAAGTGCCAGTTCTGCGCGCAGGGCAATTACCGCGCCCTGGGATTCGACAGGCCGGCCAAACCGGGAGAACCGAACGGCAACGCGGCGCCAAGCGCCCCTGCCGAAAGCTTTGGCCACTCCGGCTTTACCGGCACCTATACCTGGATCGACCCGACCAACAAACTGGTGTATGTGTTCCTGTCGAACCGCGTAAACCCGACCCGCGAGAACAACAAGCTCAGCAAACTGAACACGCGCACGCAGGTACTCGAAGTGGTCTACAAAGCCCTGAAAAAGGCTGACCAGCAACGCAAAGCACTGTCTATCGAGTAG
- a CDS encoding C40 family peptidase: MRKAFLIFLLPLLAACAGTKTGTTASTAPTALQAEVDAIRQEFAPDKRTALFQVELHNQVLAGETNLPAAKAALLQRLQAAKISFVDSIRVLPEPELKGQEYAVVTISVANLRSQPKHSAELATQATMGTPVKVWKEEGGWYLVQTPDQYLAWVDDGGITLLSSTRFADWQKGDKLIYTHPYGFAYGSASAAGGTISDLVYGDVMVLKKEEKDFYEVQFPDGRSAYVAKAEATGYKNWLASRQPTENNLVQTSKSLLGLPYLWGGTSFKGVDCSGFTKTVYFMNGLVLPRDASQQVHIGELVDTSKGWQNMRPGDLLFFGVPAKDGKPERVVHVGMWIGGNQEFIHSSGLVHISSMNPEAPNYDPGQLKRFLRAKHITPEETLLDLRTASLYE; the protein is encoded by the coding sequence ATGCGGAAAGCTTTTTTAATTTTTCTCCTGCCCTTGCTGGCAGCCTGTGCCGGCACCAAAACCGGAACAACGGCATCGACCGCCCCAACGGCTTTGCAAGCGGAAGTAGACGCCATCCGTCAGGAATTTGCCCCGGATAAACGTACGGCTTTGTTCCAGGTGGAGCTGCACAACCAGGTGCTTGCCGGCGAAACCAATCTGCCGGCTGCCAAGGCTGCTTTGCTGCAGCGCCTGCAGGCGGCCAAGATTTCCTTTGTGGATAGCATCCGGGTGTTACCCGAACCCGAACTGAAAGGACAGGAATATGCAGTGGTAACTATTTCGGTAGCTAACCTGCGCTCCCAGCCCAAGCACTCGGCCGAGCTGGCCACACAGGCAACCATGGGCACCCCGGTAAAGGTATGGAAAGAAGAAGGCGGCTGGTACCTGGTGCAAACGCCCGATCAGTACCTGGCCTGGGTAGATGACGGCGGCATTACGCTGCTCAGCAGCACCCGCTTTGCAGACTGGCAGAAAGGCGATAAATTGATCTACACGCATCCGTACGGCTTTGCTTACGGCAGTGCCAGTGCCGCCGGCGGCACGATATCGGATTTGGTGTACGGCGATGTGATGGTGCTCAAAAAGGAGGAAAAAGATTTTTACGAAGTGCAGTTTCCGGACGGTCGTAGTGCGTATGTGGCGAAAGCCGAAGCTACCGGCTATAAAAACTGGCTGGCCAGCCGGCAGCCTACCGAAAACAACCTGGTGCAGACGAGCAAAAGCCTGCTGGGCCTGCCGTACCTGTGGGGTGGCACCTCGTTTAAAGGCGTAGACTGCAGCGGCTTTACCAAAACCGTATACTTTATGAACGGCCTGGTACTGCCCCGCGACGCCTCGCAGCAGGTGCACATCGGAGAGCTGGTCGATACCTCTAAGGGCTGGCAGAACATGCGCCCCGGCGACCTGCTTTTCTTTGGCGTTCCGGCAAAAGACGGCAAGCCCGAGCGCGTGGTGCACGTGGGCATGTGGATAGGTGGCAACCAGGAATTCATTCACTCCTCGGGGCTGGTACACATCAGCAGCATGAACCCCGAAGCTCCTAATTATGATCCGGGGCAGCTCAAGCGTTTTCTGCGTGCCAAACATATTACGCCCGAAGAAACGCTGCTGGACCTGCGCACCGCCTCGCTGTATGAATAA
- a CDS encoding D-alanyl-D-alanine carboxypeptidase, protein MSNFRYLLLSISLLLLGACATSRKAPEAAGAVPYGPAEIARQIMASEERTHDFIGFALYDPELDSMVVAHHADKYFVPASNTKLFTFYASLKMLGDSIPALKYAVHGDSLLFWGTGDPIFTHMDVKNTAAYSFLKNRPEKLYYIQAPYTSTPFATNWGWDDYNYYYQPERNVFPIHGNIVKFTRKDSAQYTTTPAYFKRLVKVDTTTNANGDAFVRAWRTNDFTFYPKLAKANFSVEVPFITSPALTVALLADTLKRPVKLVTRSIPQNGKTFYGLPADTVYKRMLQVSDNLLAEQLMALCSGTISDTLAVEKGIQYALEHYLNDLPDKPIWIDGSGLSSMDMFTPRDIIVLLQKLLQERPKERLFPMLAAGGQPGTFRNIYKANVPFVFGKSGTLAHVHNQSGYIITKSGKLLLFSFMNNNFPVSSSAIRDEMVRIMTDVHEKY, encoded by the coding sequence ATGAGCAACTTCCGGTACCTGTTATTAAGTATAAGCCTGCTGTTGCTGGGCGCCTGCGCTACGTCCAGAAAAGCGCCTGAAGCCGCGGGCGCTGTGCCTTACGGCCCGGCCGAAATTGCCCGTCAGATCATGGCTTCGGAAGAACGGACGCACGATTTTATTGGGTTTGCCCTCTATGACCCGGAGCTGGATTCGATGGTGGTGGCTCATCATGCCGACAAGTATTTTGTTCCCGCCTCCAACACCAAGCTGTTTACATTTTATGCTTCGCTCAAAATGCTGGGCGATTCCATCCCGGCGCTTAAGTATGCGGTGCATGGCGATTCGTTACTGTTCTGGGGCACAGGCGACCCCATCTTTACCCACATGGATGTGAAGAACACGGCAGCCTATTCGTTTCTGAAGAACCGCCCCGAAAAGCTATACTATATCCAGGCGCCTTATACCAGCACACCGTTTGCCACCAACTGGGGCTGGGACGATTACAATTATTACTACCAGCCGGAGCGGAACGTGTTTCCCATCCATGGCAACATCGTGAAATTCACGCGTAAGGATAGCGCACAATACACCACCACGCCTGCCTACTTTAAGCGCCTGGTGAAAGTTGATACCACTACCAATGCCAACGGCGATGCGTTTGTGCGCGCCTGGCGAACCAATGATTTTACCTTTTACCCCAAGCTGGCCAAAGCCAATTTTTCGGTGGAAGTGCCCTTTATCACCTCGCCTGCGCTCACAGTGGCGTTGCTGGCCGATACCTTAAAGCGCCCGGTAAAGCTGGTGACGCGAAGTATACCGCAGAACGGGAAGACATTTTATGGCCTGCCTGCCGATACGGTGTACAAGCGCATGCTGCAGGTAAGCGACAACCTGTTGGCCGAGCAACTAATGGCGCTTTGCTCGGGCACCATCTCCGACACGCTGGCGGTGGAGAAAGGGATACAATACGCGCTGGAACATTACCTCAACGACCTGCCGGACAAGCCCATTTGGATAGATGGCTCGGGCCTCTCGAGCATGGACATGTTCACGCCACGCGATATCATCGTTTTGCTGCAAAAGCTGCTGCAGGAGAGGCCCAAAGAGCGCCTGTTTCCGATGCTGGCGGCCGGCGGCCAGCCGGGTACTTTCCGGAATATCTACAAAGCCAATGTGCCCTTCGTTTTTGGTAAGTCAGGAACGCTGGCGCATGTGCACAACCAGAGCGGCTACATTATCACCAAAAGCGGAAAGCTGTTGCTTTTCAGCTTTATGAACAACAATTTTCCTGTCTCCTCTTCCGCCATCCGCGACGAAATGGTGCGCATCATGACGGATGTGCATGAGAAGTATTAA
- a CDS encoding DUF4112 domain-containing protein, with protein sequence MANSNMHYTRTAQSEKLKWVDHISHLMDSQFRLPGTNFRFGLDPILGLLPFAGDLASFGVSAMLIVTMARHGASGKLVALMLVNVALDTLIGSIPILGNIFDFAYKANDRNVRLLRRHYEEGKYQGSGKGVIAGVLIGLVVLLVFLAWSLWQMAEWAYHLLTS encoded by the coding sequence ATGGCTAACTCAAACATGCATTATACCCGCACCGCGCAGTCAGAGAAGCTGAAGTGGGTAGACCATATTTCGCACCTGATGGACAGCCAGTTCCGGTTGCCCGGCACTAATTTCCGTTTCGGGCTGGACCCTATTCTGGGGCTGTTGCCCTTTGCCGGCGACCTGGCTTCTTTCGGCGTTTCGGCTATGCTGATCGTGACCATGGCCCGCCATGGCGCCAGCGGCAAGCTGGTGGCGCTCATGCTGGTAAATGTCGCCCTCGATACGCTTATCGGCAGTATTCCCATACTTGGTAACATCTTCGACTTTGCCTACAAAGCCAACGACCGAAATGTGCGCCTCTTGCGGCGGCATTACGAAGAAGGCAAGTACCAGGGCAGCGGCAAAGGCGTTATTGCAGGCGTGCTGATCGGGCTGGTGGTGTTGCTCGTATTCTTAGCCTGGAGCCTCTGGCAGATGGCAGAGTGGGCGTATCACCTGCTTACCTCATAA
- a CDS encoding N-acetylmuramoyl-L-alanine amidase, whose translation MKRFLPQLSLLVVAGMVIASCATNPYAATNRSYKKQARAYAKNLRTIPPAATAGATYQQGDYWVGTTNFNMRKPNFVVIHHTAQDSTGQTLRTFTLPRTQVSAHYVIGRDGKVYHMLNDNLRAWHGGSGSWGNNNDLNSSSIGIELDNNGFEPFSDEQITSLLLVLARLKKDYHIPAANFIGHSDIAPTRKNDPNRTFPWKKLADNGFGLWYDAGLLDSTVTPNAAGYADSTLALNITLVPDSTAVQTIISVQDSVFIHTNAVQDKAHVQVRIQDPIAPREALRIIGYDTKDMKAAIKAFKLHFIQTDISDTLTETDKKVLFNLYKKYL comes from the coding sequence ATGAAGCGATTTTTACCTCAGTTATCATTATTAGTTGTGGCCGGTATGGTTATCGCTTCGTGCGCTACAAACCCGTATGCCGCTACCAACCGCTCTTATAAAAAGCAGGCGCGGGCGTATGCCAAAAACCTGCGCACCATTCCGCCTGCTGCAACGGCCGGGGCAACCTATCAGCAAGGTGATTACTGGGTGGGCACCACCAACTTTAACATGCGTAAGCCTAACTTTGTGGTCATCCACCACACCGCCCAGGACTCTACGGGCCAGACGCTGCGCACCTTTACGTTGCCCCGTACGCAGGTGAGCGCCCATTACGTGATCGGGCGCGACGGCAAAGTATACCACATGCTTAACGACAACTTGCGGGCCTGGCATGGGGGCTCCGGCAGCTGGGGTAACAACAACGACCTCAACTCGTCGTCTATCGGCATCGAGCTCGATAACAATGGCTTCGAGCCTTTTTCTGATGAGCAGATCACCAGCCTTTTGCTTGTACTGGCCAGGCTGAAGAAAGACTACCACATTCCAGCGGCCAACTTTATCGGCCACTCCGACATTGCGCCTACCCGCAAAAACGACCCAAACCGAACGTTCCCCTGGAAAAAGCTGGCCGATAATGGCTTTGGGCTCTGGTACGATGCCGGCCTCCTGGACAGCACAGTCACCCCAAATGCGGCCGGTTACGCTGACAGCACCCTGGCGCTAAACATTACGCTGGTTCCGGACAGCACCGCCGTGCAAACCATCATTTCGGTGCAGGACAGCGTGTTTATCCATACCAACGCCGTGCAGGACAAGGCCCACGTGCAGGTGCGCATACAGGACCCCATTGCGCCCCGTGAGGCCCTGCGCATTATCGGCTACGATACAAAAGACATGAAAGCGGCCATCAAGGCCTTTAAGCTGCACTTTATACAAACAGACATTAGCGACACGCTGACCGAAACAGACAAAAAGGTGCTGTTCAATCTTTATAAAAAGTATTTGTAA
- a CDS encoding dipeptide epimerase, translating into MKLTIRSFDLPLRHTFTISYDSRDVQETLIVELEHDGHKGYGEATSNPYYKFTIQCMTAALESIREQIETTELTSPEAFWAQMQPLLADNPFALCALDMAANDLYGKLQGKPLYKLWGLDAATMPITDYTIGIDTIDNMVKKLQEQPWPLYKIKLGTPNDVAIVKALRKHTDAVFRVDANCAWGVEETIENSKQLKPLGVQFIEQPMRADDMEGMKQVYAHSALPLIADESCITEADVAKCHGHFHGVNVKLVKCGGLTPARRMIAEAKKLGMKTMVGCMTESSVGISAIAQLLPMLDYVDMDGALLLSKDIASGVTIDFGKVTYSPVNGTGATLLA; encoded by the coding sequence ATGAAACTAACCATCCGTTCGTTCGACCTGCCGCTGCGGCACACCTTCACCATTTCCTACGACTCGCGCGATGTGCAGGAAACGCTGATCGTGGAGCTGGAGCACGACGGGCATAAAGGCTACGGCGAGGCTACCAGCAACCCGTACTACAAGTTCACCATCCAGTGTATGACGGCGGCCCTGGAAAGCATCCGGGAGCAGATCGAAACAACAGAACTGACCTCGCCGGAAGCATTCTGGGCACAGATGCAGCCGCTGCTGGCCGATAATCCGTTTGCACTTTGTGCCCTCGATATGGCGGCCAACGATCTCTACGGCAAGCTGCAGGGCAAGCCGCTCTACAAGCTTTGGGGCCTAGATGCTGCTACCATGCCCATCACAGATTATACCATCGGCATCGACACCATCGACAACATGGTGAAGAAATTGCAGGAGCAGCCCTGGCCACTTTACAAGATAAAACTGGGTACGCCCAACGATGTGGCCATTGTAAAGGCGTTGCGCAAGCACACCGATGCCGTGTTTAGGGTAGATGCCAACTGCGCCTGGGGCGTGGAAGAAACCATCGAGAACTCGAAACAGCTAAAGCCGCTGGGCGTGCAGTTTATTGAGCAGCCCATGCGGGCCGACGATATGGAAGGCATGAAGCAGGTATATGCGCACTCCGCCCTCCCGCTCATTGCCGACGAAAGCTGTATTACGGAAGCCGATGTTGCTAAATGCCACGGCCATTTTCATGGTGTCAACGTCAAGCTGGTAAAGTGCGGCGGACTGACACCCGCGCGCCGTATGATTGCTGAAGCCAAAAAGCTGGGCATGAAAACGATGGTCGGTTGCATGACCGAATCGAGTGTCGGTATTTCTGCTATTGCGCAGCTGCTGCCTATGCTGGATTACGTGGACATGGACGGCGCTTTGCTGCTGAGCAAGGATATCGCCTCGGGCGTAACCATTGACTTCGGTAAAGTGACCTACAGCCCAGTAAACGGAACCGGCGCGACGCTGCTTGCCTGA
- a CDS encoding aminotransferase class I/II-fold pyridoxal phosphate-dependent enzyme, with product MIDPERITADQLPGRTLCVNGAEFLFCSGTSYLGISRSEAFQQSLLAGFERYGTNYSSSRNSNLQLQVFTEAEDFLASYTGAEAALTMSSGYLAGQLVVQTLQNEGRFLYAPGTHPALWRSMADAPYASVPFDEWVNLMLQQAPALPERQLILVCNSLDPLKAQNYSFDWVNKLPREKQITLIVDDSHGFGVTGENGAGIYPQLRGLQGIRLVVVSSFGKAFGIPAGLILGDRQLITQLRASSCFGGASPAIPAYLYAFLHSQQLFEAAREKLFSNILYFRKRLQQPELFRFFEAYPVFYTSEEALSSYLLQNQVLISSFRYPTPADAPITRVILNSLHTTADLDRLTELINGYGAGKERLG from the coding sequence ATGATCGACCCGGAGCGCATCACTGCCGATCAGTTGCCCGGCCGCACGCTTTGCGTGAACGGCGCGGAGTTCCTGTTTTGCAGCGGCACGTCATACCTGGGCATTTCGCGTAGCGAGGCCTTTCAACAAAGCCTGCTGGCGGGATTTGAGCGTTATGGCACCAACTATTCGAGCTCGCGCAATTCTAACCTGCAGCTGCAGGTGTTTACCGAGGCAGAGGATTTCCTGGCGAGCTATACCGGCGCAGAAGCCGCGCTCACCATGTCGTCGGGTTATCTGGCCGGGCAGCTGGTGGTGCAAACGCTGCAAAACGAAGGACGCTTTTTGTATGCGCCCGGCACGCATCCGGCCCTGTGGCGAAGTATGGCCGATGCGCCCTATGCCAGTGTCCCCTTTGACGAATGGGTGAACCTAATGCTGCAGCAGGCGCCAGCGTTGCCAGAGCGGCAGCTTATACTTGTATGTAACTCGCTGGATCCGCTTAAGGCGCAAAACTATTCGTTCGACTGGGTTAATAAACTGCCCCGTGAAAAGCAGATCACGCTGATCGTGGACGATTCGCATGGCTTTGGCGTAACCGGCGAGAACGGTGCAGGCATTTACCCGCAGCTGCGCGGTTTGCAAGGTATACGGCTGGTGGTGGTGAGTTCTTTTGGCAAAGCCTTTGGCATTCCGGCGGGGCTTATACTTGGCGACAGGCAGCTGATCACGCAGCTTCGGGCCAGTTCGTGTTTCGGTGGGGCGTCGCCGGCGATACCGGCTTACCTGTATGCATTTCTGCACAGCCAGCAGCTCTTTGAAGCCGCCCGGGAAAAGCTGTTTTCAAACATCCTATACTTCCGGAAGCGCCTGCAGCAACCGGAACTGTTCCGTTTTTTTGAGGCGTATCCGGTCTTTTATACTTCCGAGGAGGCCCTGAGCTCTTACCTGCTGCAAAACCAGGTGCTTATTTCCAGCTTCCGCTACCCCACGCCGGCCGATGCACCCATTACGCGCGTTATCCTCAACAGCCTGCACACAACTGCAGATCTGGACAGGCTAACAGAGTTGATCAATGGGTATGGGGCTGGTAAGGAGCGGCTTGGATGA